A single genomic interval of Gossypium raimondii isolate GPD5lz chromosome 11, ASM2569854v1, whole genome shotgun sequence harbors:
- the LOC105803948 gene encoding probable inactive receptor kinase At5g67200, whose protein sequence is MVNWETKATAQTGGTMPQIIPVPFLLLFFFLTCFSEPITYPPQTNLMLPSDAVSILSFKSKADLHNKLLYVLNERFDYCQWRGVNCIQGRVVRFLLPNFGLFGTFPANSLSRLDQLRVLSLHNNSLSGPIPDLSSLYNLKSLFLGRNHFSGTFPSSILFLHRLTSLDLSYNDLTGPLPVNLTALDRLNILHLEWNRFNGTVPPLNQPFLLIFNVSGNNLTGKIPATPTLSKFNTTAFSLNPHLCGKIINKACTTRAPIFGSSSASSPAVQRPKANSGGIVALLPPPSPKKKHQRPGMVLGFTVGIALIIFSVLLALAVVKKQGGKKRVESKETKPTTVSSEATSSKTQVEGVSERKSVINEIQKLKKSGNLVFVGGEVEGYSLEQLMRASAELLGRGSMGITYKAVIDGQLILTVKRLDAGKTAVTSGEVFEQHMDAVGALRHPNLVPVRAYFQAKGERLVIYDYQPNGSVSNLVHGSRSTRAKPLHWTSCLKIAEDVAEGLAYIHQASRLFHGNLKSSNVLLGSDFEACLTDYSLVFLADSSCFTEDPDSLAYKAPEIRKSSRRLTPKSDVYAFGVFLLELLTGKLPSRHPVLVPRDMLEWVRATREDDGGEYHWLGMLTEVASVCSLTSPEQRPAMWQVLKMIHEIKESAMMEDSASFGYS, encoded by the exons ATGGTTAATTGGGAAACAAAAGCGACGGCACAAACAGGAGGAACAATGCCCCAAATTATCCCCGTACCTttccttcttctcttcttcttccttacTTGTTTCTCTGAGCCTATAACTTACCCTCCCCAGACCAACTTAATGTTGCCATCCGACGCCGTTTCCATCCTCTCCTTCAAATCCAAAGCCGACCTCCATAACAAGCTTCTTTACGTTCTCAACGAGCGTTTCGACTACTGTCAATGGCGAGGCGTCAATTGCATTCAAGGCCGCGTCGTCCGCTTTCTCCTCCCCAATTTCGGCCTCTTTGGCACTTTTCCCGCCAACTCCCTCTCCCGCCTCGACCAGCTCCGTGTTCTCAGTCTCCATAACAACTCCCTCTCCGGTCCCATCCCCGACTTGTCCTCTCTTTACAACCTTAAGTCCCTGTTTCTCGGCCGCAACCATTTCTCTGGAACCTTCCCTTCTTCTATCTTGTTTCTTCATAGATTAACCTCCCTCGATCTTTCTTACAATGACTTGACTGGTCCCCTTCCAGTTAACTTAACCGCATTGGACCGGTTAAACATCCTCCACCTTGAGTGGAACCGGTTTAACGGAACGGTCCCGCCTTTAAACCAACCCTTCCTACTCATCTTCAATGTTTCAGGCAACAATCTTACTGGAAAAATACCGGCCACGCCCACTTTATCCAAGTTCAATACGACGGCGTTCTCTTTGAACCCTCACCTTTGTGGGAAGATTATCAACAAAGCCTGCACTACGCGTGCACCGATTTTCGGTTCTTCTTCAGCTTCGAGTCCGGCAGTGCAACGCCCGAAGGCCAACTCCGGAGGGATTGTAGCTCTGCTACCGCCGCCTTCACCAAAGAAGAAGCACCAGAGACCTGGGATGGTCCTTGGGTTTACTGTCGGCATTGCGTTGATAATATTTTCAGTTTTGTTAGCTTTAGCTGTAGTTAAAAAGCAAGGCGGTAAAAAGAGAGTAGAGTCGAAAGAAACAAAGCCAACAACAGTTTCATCCGAGGCAACGAGCTCAAAAACCCAAGTGGAAGGAGTTTCGGAGAGAAAATCAGTGATAAACGAAATTCAGAAGCTGAAAAAGAGTGGGAATTTAGTTTTTGTTGGTGGGGAAGTGGAAGGGTACAGTTTAGAGCAGTTAATGAGAGCTTCAGCTGAGTTATTAGGGAGGGGTAGCATGGGGATTACGTATAAGGCAGTGATTGATGGGCAATTGATTTTGACAGTGAAGAGATTGGATGCTGGGAAAACGGCGGTAACCAGCGGTGAAGTTTTTGAACAGCATATGGATGCTGTTGGGGCGCTGAGACACCCCAATTTGGTGCCGGTTAGAGCTTATTTTCAAGCTAAAGGTGAAAGGCTTGTGATCTATGATTATCAACCCAACGGAAGCGTTTCCAATCTCGTTCATG GTTCAAGATCAACTAGGGCAAAGCCACTTCATTGGACATCATGTTTAAAGATAGCAGAAGATGTTGCAGAAGGCCTTGCCTACATCCACCAAGCATCAAGGCTTTTCCATGGCAACTTGAAATCGTCCAACGTCCTCCTTGGTTCCGATTTCGAAGCTTGCCTCACCGACTACAGCCTTGTGTTCCTTGCAGACTCTTCTTGTTTTACTGAAGATCCTGATTCTTTAGCCTATAAAGCTCCTGAGATTCGAAAATCCAGCCGCAGACTAACTCCCAAGTCGGATGTTTATGCCTTCGGTGTGTTTCTATTGGAGCTTTTGACAGGCAAACTTCCATCACGACATCCGGTGCTTGTGCCTCGGGACATGCTGGAATGGGTTAGAGCAACACGTGAAGATGATGGTGGGGAATATCACTGGCTTGGGATGCTTACTGAAGTTGCTAGTGTTTGTAGCTTGACATCTCCGGAACAACGGCCAGCAATGTGGCAGGTGTTAAAGATGATACATGAGATCAAGGAGAGTGCGATGATGGAAGATAGTGCATCTTTTGGTTACTCATAG